The DNA segment TCACAAAGCTCAGCGCGAAATCGATCAGGCTGATGATGACGGCGCCCGTGACAGTATCAGGAATGTTGGCCATGACTGGGCCATCATGCCTCACGAGCCGAAAACGTGCTCCGCGAGTTTTGCTGTTTACGCCGCGTTTATATCATGCGGAATTCGCTGGTCTCGAATTTCGCATATAAATCTTAAGTAATTGGTGAAGAATAACTATCTGATAGGGAAGTTGTAAACGAAAGCGTAAATAGCGAGTGGGCTAGGCGGGGTCGCTGACGAGGCGGTAGCCTATGGTGGACTCGGTCTGGAGGTGCTTGGGCGAGTTGGGCTCGTCCTCGATCTTGCGGCGCAGGCGCATCATGAAGACCCGCAGGTAATGCGTCTGGCCCTGACCGTCGGGGCCCCAGACATCCTCGAGAATCTGGGAGTGGGTGAGAACCTTGTCCCGGTTGGTGATCAGCAGCCGGAGGAGGGCGTATTCCTTGGCCGTGAGCTTCACCATGGCGCCGGACTTGGTCACGCGGCGCTGCACGAGGTCGACCTCGACGTTGCCGAAGCGGATAACGGTGTTGGTCTCGGTCGGCTTCACGCGGCGAAGCAGAGCGCGCAGCCGGGCGAGTAACTCCCCGCCGCTGAAGGGTTTGGTGAGGTAGTCGTCAGCCCCGGCGTCGAGCGCGCCGACCTTGCTGCCTTCCTCGCCGAACACGGAGAGCACGAGCACGGGAATGGCGCTCCATTCACGCAGGCGCTTCAACACCTCCTGGCCGGAAATGTCGGGCAGGCCGAGATCGAGGATGATCGCGTCGGGCGCGCGGTGGGCGATGGCGACCAGACCCTTTTGGCCGCAATCCTCCTCGCGGACGGAGTAACCGGCGTCCTCCAAGGTGAAGCGCAGCAGACGACGGATCTGCACCTCGTCATCAATCACCAGGATATCGAGCTTCGCGGGTGTCTGGGTCATTCTTGCGGAACCGTTTCGTGGACCTGATGCGGCAGGTAAAGCGTGAATGTTGCGCCACCGCCGGGAGTGTCAGCAAGTTGCACATCCCCGCCTTGGGCGAGCATGAAACCGCGCACGATGGAGAGCCCGAGTCCGAGGCCGGTGGCGGTGGCGTGCGCGCCGCGCTGGAACTTCTGGAAGACGGCAGCACGTTCTTCGGCGGGGATGCCGGGCCCGTGGTCGGCGACGGTGATGAAGACGCGTTTCCCCGAAGGATCGACGCCGGCCGACAGGTCGATGCCGGTGTCGGGCGGGGTGTGGTGGGCGGCGTTGAGGAGGAGGTTGGCGAGCACGTGCTCCATGAGCGCGGCGTCGGCCATGAACAGCGGCATGTCGTCGGGAATCTCGATCTTGAGCGGCCGGCCGGAGAGGGCGTCGCCGAGCATGCGCCGGCCGGCGGTGATGAAGTCGCGGGCGTCGCACCAGTCCAGGCGCGGGGAGAGGCGGCCGGCTTCGAGGCGAGTCTGGCTGAGGAGGTTGTTGACGAGGCGGTCGAGGCGCCGGGTGGCGGTGAGGATCTCACCCGCGAGTTCCTCCCGGCGCCGGCCGGTCTCGCGCGAGATGCGTTCGGCGGCGCCACGCAGGACGGCGATCGGGGTTTTGAGCTCGTGGGAGACGCTGTCGAGGAGCGTGCGGTGGAGGCGTTCGGACTCGGCGAGCAGTTTCTCGCGCTCCCGGGCGGCGTGCAGTTGTTCGCGCTCGATGAGGGCGGCAATCTGCGTGGCGAAGTTCTCCAGCAGTTCACGCTGTTCTCGCGTGAGCGCGGGGTGGGCGTTGGGCCGGCTGATGGACATCACGCCGAGAACCACCCCGCCGCGCTGCAGCGGCATGTGCCAGGTGAGGGCGGGCTCGGGCGGGCGGCCGTAGTGCTGGATCGCGGTGGCGGTCTTCCGGGCCTGATGCGCGAGGGCCAGATTCGTGGGGTCGAGGAGCAGCGAACTTTCCGGGCGCAGGTCGAGCCACCCTTCGGGGTCCACGAGCAGCAGCGCGGTGCGGCCGCGAAAGAGCTCGTCGGCCTGCTCGCGGGCGAGTTGCAGACCTTCGCCGAGCGTCCGCGCGCTGCTCAACGCCCGGGTGAGGTGGAACAGCGTGGTGGCGCGCTGTTCGCGCAGACGTTCGTGCAACTCCTGGCGGCGAATGCGGGCGGTCAGCTGGCCGGCGATGATGGCCACGACGAAATACGTGCCAAGAAACACGCCCTCCTTCAGGTCGACGCGGGAGAAGGACATCCGCGGCGGCATGACCGCGTAATTCCACGCCACGACGCTCAGCACCGCGGCGAACAGGATGGGCCATGGACCGACGCGAAGGCACAGCGCGATCACGCCGAGAAGGTACACATCGCCCCAGACGCGCGCGTCGACCGGGATCAACCAGGCGGCGATCGTGATTACGGCAATGACGGCTGTGACCTCCAGGTACTCGCGCAACGCCGCCCACGCCGGGTGGGCGATGGGAAGCGAGGAAGGCTGGGGCGACGCGGCCGGCATGTCGCCCGACGATGGCGCCGGAAGCCAGAGGTCGGAAGCCAGAAGTCGGCAGGTCGGAAGCCAGAAGCCGGAAGCCAGAAGCCGGAAGGCAGAGGCAAAGCCGGACGACGGAAGCCGGCTTACCGGTGCCAGACGTCGGACGTCAGATGTCGGCAGGATGTTTGAACCCCCCATCTGTTCTGGCTGCTTCTGGGTTCAGGCTTCTGGCCTCTGGCTTCCGACTTCGGCCCCAGGGCGGGTCAGTGCACGGCGGCGGCCACATCCACTTTTTGCTGGAGGGAGGCGAACAGCTGATCGAAGGGTTCGGTGAATTTTGTGAGTCCCTCCTCCTCGAGCTCGCGGGCGGTTGCCTCGAGATCGATGCCGCACTCGCCGAGCTCCCTCAGCGTGGCGCGCACTTCGTCGAGGTTCTTCTCCAGCCGGGGCGTGGGGTCGCCGTGGTCGCGAAACCCCTCGAGGGTTTTGAGCGGCATCGTGTTGATGGTGTCGGGCCCGATCAGGGCTTCCACGTAGCGGACGTCGCGCTCCTTGGGGCGTTTTGCGCTGGTGCTGGCCCAGAGCAGCCGCTGCGGCCGGGCGCCTTGCACGGCGAGTTTGTGGAAACGTTCACGGCCGAAGAGCTCCCGGTAGATCTGATACGCTTGCTTGGCGCAGGCGATGGCAGCCTGGCCCTGTAGCGCGGCGACGCGGGCCGCTGCCTCGGCGCTCTCGCGGCCGAGTTCCGCGAGCCGAGGGTCCACCTTGAGGTCGATCCGGCTCAGGAAGAACGACGCCACGGAACTTACTCGATCCACCGGTTCGCCGGCGGCCGCCCGCTGTTGCAGACCGGCGAGATACTCTTCGGCGACGGCGCGGTAGCGGGTGAGGCTGAAGAGCAGGGTCACATTGACGTTGATGCCGTCGGCAGTGAGCGCGCGGATGACGGGCAGGCCTTCGATTGTGCCTGGAATCTTGATGTAGAGGTTGGGCCGGTCGATCCGCGACCAGAGATCGCGCGCCTGGCGGAGGCTCCCCTCGGTGTCGCGGGCGAGGTGCGGCGACACCTCGAGGCTGACGTAGCCGTCGCGACCCTGCGTCTGCTCGTACACGTCGCGGAGCTCGTCGGCCACCCGCTGGATGTCCTCGGTGACGATTTCGAGGTACGCTTCCTCCGCCGGGAGGCCGCGCTTCGCGGCGTGCTCGATGGCGGACTGGTATTCGGCGCCCTGGCTGATGGCCTCGGCGAAGATGGCGGGGTTCGAGGTGACGCCGGTGAGGGCGTCCTCGTTGATGAGCTTTCGGAGCGAGCCGTTTTCGACGAACTGGCGGCGGGTGAAGTCGAGCCAGACGGATTGGCCGTGCGAGGCGAGGGTTTGGAGAGGATTCATGGTGTGGAAGCCGCGCGGTGGCGGCCGGCGATGGACGCGCTCGGCGCAGGACTCGCGGTGGCTGCAAGGCTACTCCGAGACGAGGTGCGGTTGCCATGGGGCGAACGCGGAAGTGAGGGGCGGGAGCCGCCCCAGCATGGATCGTCGTGTGGCGGAGAAGCCTCTGGCCAAGGCGGGGCTTGACGCTCTGGGAAACCGGGCGAAGCTCCTGCCCCACGCCAGAAGCGGGCGTAGTTTAGTGGTAAAACTCCTGCCTTCCAAGCAGGCCTCGTCGGTTCGATTCCGTCCGCCCGCACCAGCCTTCGCTCATCCGCAAGCGGATGAATCTACGGCTGGCAGGCCGGATCTACGGATCTACACCTGCGTCCGACCACTAGGCGAAGGCTGCCCGCCGGAGGCTCTGCGGAGGTGGGCCAAGCGCTCGAGAACCGCACCGGATATTTTCACCAGCAGCATTCCGCGAGGCTGCGGCGACAAGACGACAGGCAGATGCCAACTCCTCCAGCCCAGCCATGCACTACGTGTACATTCTCGAGTCGGTGAATGAGCCGACGGAAAAATACGTCGGTCGGGCAGATGATCTCCGCGTTAGGCTTGCGGACCACAACGGTGGGAGATCGCCGCACACCGCTAAGCACCGCCCTTGGAATCTGGTGTGCTATCACGCATTCGCCGATGAACGCTGCGCGGCAGGGTTCGAGCGCTACCTGAAAACAGGCTCCGGTCGCGAGTTTCGTCGGCGCCACTTCGGCGCTTGAACCCGGTGCCTCAGCCGCGTGTTTCTCCCGTTCCCCATGATTGCGAAGGTGACACTGGGTCTTCTGCTTCTCGGTACTATGGCGCTGGCCGCCTATGCTTGCCGATGGCTCTGGCTGAAGTCGCCCTATGGTCGCATGGCCTGCGTCGTCGGGATTGCCGTCGTCGGTTACCAGGCATGGAACGCGGTCTTTCCGCCATCGTCGTTCTACCGCGATGAGTTCGCGCTTCGCACCGGGATTGCGGCGCCTCCGTCGGCCAGGTTCGTCTTCAAGCACGCGAGCTTTCCAGACCTGCATGGAGATTACGCTGCCGAATGCCTGTTTCGTGTTTCCAAAGCGGATTATGCCTGGCTGGCCCGCGCCGCGGCGATCCCTGCCGATGGGGAGAAGCGGAGCGAGTATGGCCTGTACCGGAGTCAGGCGGAGGCTGCGTACGGGGGCGTGTTGCGGGCGGTGGTGCGTGGACAAATTCGCGCGCGGGCAGGGGACCAACACGGAGGATGGGCGCTGCTCGATGACGGCAAGACGGTGCATTTCTGGTTCGTGCAGACGTGAGCGCGCGGGTGAGCGCAATATTACGTAGGCGAACGGGGGGCGGGGATGGTGATGTCATAAGCCGCTATCGAAATGGAAGTTGCAATTAAAGCATCCACTTCGGCGGTGTTCGCTGAAGAGCCGCTGCCGTGATTCCGCCACTTGGCAGAAATCGCGGGCCCAGCTATGGTAGCTCGGTCGCCGCGACGTAGTTACAAATCCTCTACGCCTGTCCTTTCCACTTCGGCCGACTCAACTTTCCCCACTCCATGTTCAGCCAGGCCATGTTTCTGGTGCGCACGTCTGCCGCCCGCTCGGCGCGCCTGGCGGGCGGCGGGGCGTGGCGGGCGTCGGCGCTGGCGGTGCTCGTGGCGGGTTCGGTTGCGACCGCTGCGCCGCCGCCGGCAACCCTCCGGCTGGGATGTGAGTCCTGGCCGCCCTACGAGTATCATGACGGCACCCGGGCGCGTGGCTTCTCCGTCGAGGTGGTGCAGCGGGTGCTCGGGCAAATGGGCGCGACAAGCGGGCAGATCCAAATTCTCCCGTGGGCGCGGGCGCAGGAGATGGCCTACCGGGGCGAACTCGACGCAGTGTTCAGCACCAGTTTCAGCGAGCAGCGCAGCGAATTCTGCCATTTCCCGGCGGAGTCGCTGATCGAATCGCGCTGGGTCCTCTTCATCCGCCAAGCCGACCTCGGGCGCCTTCGCTTTGAGCGCTTCGAAGACCTCAAGGGCCACCGGGTGGGTGTCGTGCGTGGCTACTCCTATACCCCCGAGTTTTGGGCCTTTCTCTCGGCCAATCTCGGCTTCGAGGAGACGCCGTCGGACCTGCAGAACTTCCGCAAGCTCGGGGCTGAGCGCATCGATTACGTCGCCTGCGAACTCAACGTGGGGCGCCATCTCGTGCGCACACTTGGCCTCGAGGGGAAGATCGTGCCGCTCGTCGACCACCCCCTCAAGGCCGGCGGGCTGTATGTAATGTTCAGCAAGAAGACGGTGCCCCGGGAGTTCGTGGACCGGTTCTCGACGGCGCTGAAGGCGTTCAAACAGACTCCCGACTACGCTGAGATGCAGCGACGCGACCTATGACGACCTGTGCCTTGGCGAATGCAGGGCATGCCACGTGCGGTCGGCACGGATGCTGCCATGCCGAGCCGCGCAGCCGCGCGGGTGCCATCTCATTTCGGGCGCGCGGCCCCGCGCTCTGCTGATCATGAAGCCCCGCCTGCGCATCTCCCTCTCCTGGTTGCTGGTGTCCGCGGTCGCGCTGGCGTCCATACTCATGACCGGCCTCTTTGGCTGGCTGGGCTATTCGGTGGCGTCGCGCTGGATGCGCGAGGAGACGGCCGCGCGCCTGGATTTGTTGGTCAATGAGCTTGAGTGGAACGTGGAGATTCCGCT comes from the Opitutus sp. ER46 genome and includes:
- a CDS encoding ATP-binding protein, which encodes MPAASPQPSSLPIAHPAWAALREYLEVTAVIAVITIAAWLIPVDARVWGDVYLLGVIALCLRVGPWPILFAAVLSVVAWNYAVMPPRMSFSRVDLKEGVFLGTYFVVAIIAGQLTARIRRQELHERLREQRATTLFHLTRALSSARTLGEGLQLAREQADELFRGRTALLLVDPEGWLDLRPESSLLLDPTNLALAHQARKTATAIQHYGRPPEPALTWHMPLQRGGVVLGVMSISRPNAHPALTREQRELLENFATQIAALIEREQLHAAREREKLLAESERLHRTLLDSVSHELKTPIAVLRGAAERISRETGRRREELAGEILTATRRLDRLVNNLLSQTRLEAGRLSPRLDWCDARDFITAGRRMLGDALSGRPLKIEIPDDMPLFMADAALMEHVLANLLLNAAHHTPPDTGIDLSAGVDPSGKRVFITVADHGPGIPAEERAAVFQKFQRGAHATATGLGLGLSIVRGFMLAQGGDVQLADTPGGGATFTLYLPHQVHETVPQE
- a CDS encoding response regulator; this encodes MTQTPAKLDILVIDDEVQIRRLLRFTLEDAGYSVREEDCGQKGLVAIAHRAPDAIILDLGLPDISGQEVLKRLREWSAIPVLVLSVFGEEGSKVGALDAGADDYLTKPFSGGELLARLRALLRRVKPTETNTVIRFGNVEVDLVQRRVTKSGAMVKLTAKEYALLRLLITNRDKVLTHSQILEDVWGPDGQGQTHYLRVFMMRLRRKIEDEPNSPKHLQTESTIGYRLVSDPA
- the tal gene encoding transaldolase, translated to MNPLQTLASHGQSVWLDFTRRQFVENGSLRKLINEDALTGVTSNPAIFAEAISQGAEYQSAIEHAAKRGLPAEEAYLEIVTEDIQRVADELRDVYEQTQGRDGYVSLEVSPHLARDTEGSLRQARDLWSRIDRPNLYIKIPGTIEGLPVIRALTADGINVNVTLLFSLTRYRAVAEEYLAGLQQRAAAGEPVDRVSSVASFFLSRIDLKVDPRLAELGRESAEAAARVAALQGQAAIACAKQAYQIYRELFGRERFHKLAVQGARPQRLLWASTSAKRPKERDVRYVEALIGPDTINTMPLKTLEGFRDHGDPTPRLEKNLDEVRATLRELGECGIDLEATARELEEEGLTKFTEPFDQLFASLQQKVDVAAAVH
- a CDS encoding GIY-YIG nuclease family protein, which codes for MHYVYILESVNEPTEKYVGRADDLRVRLADHNGGRSPHTAKHRPWNLVCYHAFADERCAAGFERYLKTGSGREFRRRHFGA
- a CDS encoding transporter substrate-binding domain-containing protein codes for the protein MFSQAMFLVRTSAARSARLAGGGAWRASALAVLVAGSVATAAPPPATLRLGCESWPPYEYHDGTRARGFSVEVVQRVLGQMGATSGQIQILPWARAQEMAYRGELDAVFSTSFSEQRSEFCHFPAESLIESRWVLFIRQADLGRLRFERFEDLKGHRVGVVRGYSYTPEFWAFLSANLGFEETPSDLQNFRKLGAERIDYVACELNVGRHLVRTLGLEGKIVPLVDHPLKAGGLYVMFSKKTVPREFVDRFSTALKAFKQTPDYAEMQRRDL